The window GCGCGATGAACTTGCACATTGGAATACTTCAAACTAGCTAGGATTAACGCTTCCTCTGTGTTTGGCGCTGGCGTGGCCACCAGCGCGTGTCGACGCGTCAGTGAGGCGCTAGATGGCGGGTAGTTTTCGTGAGCTCTCCTGCGTCCGTGTACTCACTTGGCGATTTTGCAAAAACGTCCTTGATTTACCTGATAATTTGTTATAGGTCCTTAGTTCTAACTTTTGCGTGCTTACTTACAGGTCCTCTGTAGAAAACAATATTATATACGAAGAAGCGAAAAATTGGAAAATCGAACCGTGCTCTGAAAACTAGAAGATTAAGAGTGTTtttgcaaaacaaaaacaaccCTAACCCCCTTCctcgaaccctagccgccaccatTCATttgcctcctctccttctctcgcTCCGCTCTATCTCCTGCCCAAGCAATGGCCGCCACCGCGTGCCGCCTCCCTCATTCTCTTCTTCCCGCAAGTGATGACCTCCCCCGCGCACTCTCTGCTGCCGTGCCTGCCGCCGCCCAGCACGCGGGCCATTGCCGTCACCATCCtctcgcttccgccgccgcatccgccaaCGAGGAGGCCGGGACCGCCGGATCCGGTGACTTCGGCCTCTTCGCTGGCAGATCTGGCCACTCTAAGGCGAGGGGAAGCCGACAGCCGCCCTCTACGCCCGGTaccgcccctctctccctctcctctccatcctcttcatTTCCGGATCGGTGGACGCCGGCGATTAGGCGGCCTAGGGTTCATGGTCAACAACAGTGGTTGATCCAGTGGCTACTTTCCCGATCGCTCCCCTCTCTCCTGTGGCAGCGGCAGTCACGATTCGCGAGATTCCTCATCCCGCACCGTGCGCTGATGATCCCTCTTCGCCTCCTTTCACCAATCCGCGGCAATGGCACAATCGTTGTCATCTTCACGTGCTCTTCCTCCGTTGCAATTTGAGACAGAGAGGAATTGCAATCCCTGACCTGGAGCTTTTTTGGCCATAGATGTGAGGATGAAAGAAAGAGATGAAGGGGGATGAACAGAGCAATTGCAATCTTCTACCCTCTTGCTTTTCCCATGCCTCTTGCTGTTTGTGGCTGCAATGGTGAGTACTGAATCTGGTGTTGacagtccttaaatcataatatctaaCCGCCAATatctgcatataatgaaataaaatatggtatctgtcgacgggggatatcTGTAGACCGGATAAATAGGGTATTGgagtacgttggtacaaggttCTACACGATACGACATCATAACGTATAAAagataaggattatactggtttagcCCCCTCGTGaagtaatagccctaatccagtttatatgggattgataTGGAAAACCATAGAATACAAAGAGAACAGATGGATCCGACAATACCGGCGAGATCCTTGTCGAGATGATTCAACGAGATCTCCCGACGGCTTTGGCTGGCGTCCTCTGGCTTCATAGACTATGGTGGGTGTGCTGGCGCTATGATTCGATGATCATGAACTCCTCAAGGGGTATGCCTTTTATACTGTGAATTGCCTTAGTCTTCAAGTAGAACCCGGAGACAACAAACCCTCCACGATATAGAATTATCCCTATCTTTTCCGAGTAGGATTCTGATAGTTACTAGCCTGTAAGGGTATTTTCcgtaatattttatatatttcctTATCGCATACGGAAACAAATCATAAGATATGGGGTATACCAATCCAGTATACTTGGTTAATCATAGGATAGGATGTATGTCtcatccgtaaccctgacagtatccaacttagtggtagagattattactaatcaatttcactAGTGTTaatgaaatatgtgtatgtggGTATTTTAAGGAGAAAACACACCCATCATGTGAGGAAACACACCTCCGACCAATTAGGCGCGAGTACACGGATGGAAGGACCCATAAGTCAGGTGAAATCGTCATGAAATGAGTTATAACTGTCTTAACCGTAATCAGGACCCACTATATCAGGAGTTCAGGACCCACTATATTATAGAACTTGCTCCAATGCAAAGACCTCGGGCTCCACAGGCACGGACCATATGAAGGGGAGAAAAACATGACAACCCAACTAACGATACGGATGGACGATCCTCGGTTCCTCACCACACATCCTACCTAACAAACTCGAGGGAAAGAAAAAGTAGTACAGTACTAGtgcatatttattttagaacagacTGAATCATCAACGGACCAGGGAAGCATGGCCTTGAAGCTTCTCTGGCTGCATGCCGACGGACACTGCCAGTGCCACCTCTCTCTGCTGCTGCGCCTCGTCGCTTGCCTCGCccttgtgctgctgctgccgccgccgccgcctgcccaaGCGGCGACGGTGGTCACCCACCTGCCGGGATTCGATGGTCCTCTACCCTTCTACCTGGAGACCGGGTAAGTGAACTGAACACCCTCACACACCAAAGAATGCTCATTGCTCTGCTTCTTTGCAGAGGCGTACTCTGAGCCTGAATCTCTGATCGATTCAAGAGATCACATGAAACTGCAGGTACGTGGGCGTGGAGGAGGAGACCGGGACGGAGCTCTTCTACTACTTCGTGGAGTCGGAGCGGAGCCCTCGCAGCGACGTCGTGCTGCTGTGGCTGTCGGGAGGGCCGCGGTGCTCGGTCTTCAGCGGCTTCGTGTACGAAATAGGTTCGTAGCCCGTGCATTCGCAACTCGGACATCATCGATGTATTCGCAGGTTGCAATTGGGAGAGGCGACTGGGATAATGGGGTTCATGATGAGCAgtgccatgtttttttttttctcaggccCTGTAATGTTTGTCGCGGAACGTTACAGCGGCGGCACGGTTCCGCGGTTGGAGTATAATCCGTATTCCTGGACGAAGGTGAGAGCAAAATATTTGTATATCAGCACTGATATAGAAGCGAATTAGTCTATAAGTAGGTCTGTGTATATCAATACATTTTATTTTACCCAATTAAGTCTATAGATGGGTTCATATATTAACCCACTTACACTCAGTCATCAATTTTTCTGCTGAATATATATGTGGGAGAGCTACATATACATAATTATGTTTATGAGAAATTTATTTAACTGTCTTTGATGCTGCTCCATTTGGTTTGTGGTTGATTGGACATTTCTAGTTGGCAAGCATTCTCTTCGTGGACTCGCCCGTTGGTTCCGGTTTTTCATATGCGCACGATCCCAAAGGTTATGATGTTGGAGACATATCATCTTCTATGCAAATTGTGAAATTTCTACGAAAGGTTGAGACAAAGCAAGCTAGCGTCTACTATAAACTTCCATTAATAAAAAATGTTGAGATTTTGTCTCTTTATGCAGTGGCTGGATGATCATCCAAAGTACCTTTCCAATCCGTTCTATATTGGAGGGGATTCATACGCCGGAAAGGTGGTTCCTCTTATCACGCAGTATCTCTCTGAAGGTAAATCCATGTGTTTTCTCTTCGTGATGCTAGCAAGcgacatattttaaaattagtaTCTCCATTCTCAAATATATATGATGCCAGAATGCACATAGACAAACATCAAAATCTTAAATCATTCATAAATGCAAAAAGGATTTATACGTCTTCAACTTCTGACCTTCCGTGAGACAGCGCCGCAGATCCGTGTCTCACCACATGGCCCCCTTTGCTAGGAGTACACATGAGATGACATGGGATGAAGAGTCGAAGATGTAGTGGATCAGGGCCATGCTGTTTACAGGGAAACCTCTCATTGGGGTGGGCTAGTCGGTGTTGGGGAATAATCCTATTATTAGgttgttatcttaactaatgtaATTTAGATGACTAAAATACCCTTGAGGAAATGTCACTTACATATAACGAACCAAGGGCAATAACGTAACTTGTCGTTGCTCTCTCCCCCGTTCCATGCATTTTCTCACTACCATCTATCCTCTCCTCAACTCCTCTTCTACCCGGTATTCAAGCTTGGGCTCCTTCCAATGGAGGCGGGAGCCCTTGCCCTGCATATTGGATTTTATAGTCCAACAGTCGGGAACCTACATGTACATAGATAGGGATGCAATAGAGACCCCCTGGATCTTTCACAGCTAACACTAAGTAGGGTTTACTATTTTGGTTCGTAAATTTCTATCGGGGGGATCAGGAATTTCGGAATGGAATGATTCAACATTTGATCAAATtccaaatttgaataaatttgctaagttcacaaaaataaataaattttaatgttttttgaactttttctatCCGGTGGAAATAGTTTCATGCCATGGCCCATGGGTTGCCCTAGAAACCGTGTTGGAGGCCATGCAGAGGATGTCCACATAGACTGGTCGGGGAGGGTTTACAAGTTTAGGATGGAGGCGGTTAATTAAGGAGGCTAACGGTTAGAATGAGAAGATGAGAGTGCCTGTCACCGAAGTAAGTGTGGATAAGTGACTTTCTGAAGGTGAGTGGCTAGGAGCACGATTGACTAGACTATCAGATGAAATTAGAGAAAATACATATATCAATAGAGAATGAGTAATTTTGACCATTTACGTGGTTTAAAAAAACCATTTGTAGTGAGTTACGTTGACAAATTGATATGTAAGTTAAAAGATAGTTGCAGGGCTTACAATCACggcttaattattattttataaGAGCATAAAGATTTATGTTCTTGAGCTCTTAATTATAGTTTTGTATGTGATTCATTAATGACAATTGTATTGTGCTTCAGGAATTGAAGAAATGCGTCATCCAATCATTAATTTAAAGGTTGTATTTTCTAGTGTGCAGATAATCACTTAGATGACAAAAtagaaattatatatgtatctaGCTTGTTAACTCTTGTTGCTTTTATTCAGGGTTATCTAGTCGGCAATCCTAGTGCAGGAGATAAGATTGATGTGAACTCTAGGGTTCCATACTCTCATTCATTTGGAGTGATATCTGACCAATTGTATGAGgtaatcttatatttttttactgaaGTGTAGCCCACTAAAATCCTAACGATGTAATGTCAGTGAAGATACTTATTCTTTTCCCCTTCTATTTATCAAAAGGCTGCCCTGGCAAATTGTAAAGGGGATTATGAAAACCCAACGAACAAACCATGCACTGACGTAATGCAGACCATTAACAATGTAAGCTTTGACatctatatatatctatatatatatatatatatatatatatatatatatatatatatatatatatatatatatatatatatatatatatatatatatatatatatatatatatatatatatatatatatatatattgccctTATTGTCTGAACTTACCGTCTAGCTAGCTTTGtcatctatatatataccttCTCCACAGCTCATGTCAGAAGTATTGGAACCAGCATGTCCCTTTGACTGGCCATGGCCAATGCCAGGAAGAGATGCTTCCAATAGGAAGTCTCTAACCGAGGAGCACTATTGGTTAGGTGACCCACCTGTTGAACCTCCTTTCAGTTGTTTTGCTGTAAGTCACTATTTATTGTGTTTTGGATTTTTAATTTCTTGCAAATGTAATTCGAATGAGGAGAAAGCACCTACATTTCCATTGAGTTTTCTTTACAAACGATTGCCAAATTTTGCTTTTAGGCATACCGATACTACCTGTCTTACTTCTGGGCAAACGACAATGCCACCAGAGCTGCTCTCGGGATAAAGGAGGTAAACTTCCTTATCTCTTGGTCGTGAGCCTTTTACTATTCTCTCTTTGTCAAAAATTACTAACTTTGACTagcaatttttaaaaatttatatagttTAACAACATAATACTATGTTTCCAGATTCACCATGAGAAATGTTTTCAGAATATATAGTTCATATGTTGCTAAACTATTATTGATTTTTTATAAATTGATAGTCAAAATTAGAAATGTTTAACTTAGAACAAAATTAAAgcgataaataatttaaaacggAGGGGCTAATTAATCTACAAGTCAATAATAAATCACCTTCCAAATAGGGAACGGTGACGGAATGGATAAGGTGCCCTACGGGTCTTCCTTACACACGTGATCTTCCAAGCAGCATAGAATGCCATTTCAACGTCACCACCAGGGGTTACCGTGCTCTTGTGTACAGGTTCAATTAGCATAATCAATATTTTCAGCAGGCTCATTTCTTATTTACATATTGTTTTGAATCTTCCTGATCGCTTACGCTTAAtgctctgtaaaaaaaaaaaaacttatgtgGGTGCAGCGGAGACCACGACCCTATTGTGCCATTCTCAGGCACGCAGGCATGGATAAGATCATTAAACTTTTCCATTGTTGATGATTGGAGAGCATGGCACCTTGATGGCCAGGCTGCAGGGTTAAGTGATTTTCCTATCGTCTTGCATCCCCATCTGGTCTTATCTCTGAAAACAATCGATTGCATCATCATTTATTAGTCACTTTCATTTTTAATATGAACGAAATTAGACATAAAATTGACACTATGTTTAACAAAATATGAAGATGAAAAAAGAGAATGGGAAAAAAATAGTACTTCTTACAATTGGTAGCTTAGTTTGCTAAAATTTCTTCTTGACCTGATTAGAGGTGAATGTTGTTTTCTTACACCAGATTCACAATCAAGTATGCTAACAACCTGACCTTTGCGACAATAAAGGTTTGTCTCGTTCTCTACCCCTTCGTTGGGTCCATTCACCATTTTTGTTCATACATTAAATGGAGAATTAGATGTCACTGGTATTCATGCCTAACACAAGACTATTTGGTTGTTTTCCTATGGATGTAGGGTGGTTGCCATATTCCTCCCGAAAATCGGCCCAAGGAATCCTTCATTATGGCAAAACGGTGGCTGGCTGGTGGACCCCTCTAATGTGCCGTCGCGCACAATACGGCATCTCTGAATTCAGATTCCGATCATCATCAACATATGTAATGTGCTCATTATATTGAGTAAATCAATATAACTAGCTGGATGGCCcgtgcaattgcgcggctagcacccaaacaaaattatatattttttatatgattttacttaaaatttattagatAGCTATCTTATtatcttaagactttgaaagaccaaccCTTATCatctcgtgtttctaattatatagtttttaaaagtcacaccagttgctaccccttatgtcatctccttctttatttgcttgcttgatctaccactatttctttttattcttcttgaaacctttaaaaattggattttatagtttttagagtttagtgtcatgttgggtttcatttttataatttctagatgtcttGTCAAACGTtgtcattatactcctctacggcccgtctaatgtctcttctctttattgtcattgagattttaaaaatcgaacataattattgtcTGGGTTCAATTTTACTTTCAAGAAGTCTCGCCAAAATGTCTatggctttgccattgtactcctctataGCTCGCCCGCAGCattccttctttattgtcattgagattttaaaatcgaacatgattattagtgttttttttttactttttagaagtttcgaacctttaaaaattggacttgtagttccattttttatattttttagaagtcccatcaaacgatgccactatgcccctctatAGCCCGTCCGCCGTctattctttattgtcattatgattctaaaaatcgaacataaatatcgttggaattcattttttattttctagaagtcccgtcagccgtcggcggctctgcaagTATACTCTTATgcaccccgcccgctgcttctcctttttattgtca of the Oryza sativa Japonica Group chromosome 2, ASM3414082v1 genome contains:
- the LOC4330362 gene encoding serine carboxypeptidase-like 17, translating into MALKLLWLHADGHCQCHLSLLLRLVACLALVLLLPPPPPAQAATVVTHLPGFDGPLPFYLETGYVGVEEETGTELFYYFVESERSPRSDVVLLWLSGGPRCSVFSGFVYEIGPVMFVAERYSGGTVPRLEYNPYSWTKLASILFVDSPVGSGFSYAHDPKGYDVGDISSSMQIVKFLRKWLDDHPKYLSNPFYIGGDSYAGKVVPLITQYLSEGIEEMRHPIINLKGYLVGNPSAGDKIDVNSRVPYSHSFGVISDQLYEAALANCKGDYENPTNKPCTDVMQTINNLMSEVLEPACPFDWPWPMPGRDASNRKSLTEEHYWLGDPPVEPPFSCFAAYRYYLSYFWANDNATRAALGIKEGTVTEWIRCPTGLPYTRDLPSSIECHFNVTTRGYRALVYSGDHDPIVPFSGTQAWIRSLNFSIVDDWRAWHLDGQAAGFTIKYANNLTFATIKGGCHIPPENRPKESFIMAKRWLAGGPL